A genome region from Triticum aestivum cultivar Chinese Spring chromosome 2B, IWGSC CS RefSeq v2.1, whole genome shotgun sequence includes the following:
- the LOC123044800 gene encoding uncharacterized protein, with protein MAATAEPRDTVFAAGRCHAGHRPLATATAVCYAPGHLIEKDAGPECILWHAGAVVHGRLRVQRWEQPGRRMSPLREELSRGKHSPGHGSLPKFALDDIKNNALEKHVHRFLPWKGYG; from the exons ATGGCCGCCACCGCGGAGCCGCGAGACACCGTGTTTGCTGCCGGGCGTTGCCATGCCGGGCATCGGCCGTTGGCCACTGCCACCGCTGTGTGTTACGCACCTGGCCACCTCATCGAAAAAGATGCAGGCCCGGAGTGCATCCTCTGGCACGCCGGGGCCGTGGTCCACGGCCGCCTCAGGGTGCAGCGCTGGGAGCAGCCGGGCCGAAGGATGTCGCCGCTCCGCGAGGAGCTTAGCCGAGGGAAACATAGTCCGGGCCATGGGTCGCTGCCGAAGTTTGCTTTGGACGACATTAAAAACAATGCCCTAGAG AAGCATGTCCATCGATTCTTGCCATGGAAGGGTTATGGTTGA